CGTGACATTACGGTCTTCGATACCATAAAAATTCACTTTACGTACATCCAATGGATCTTTACCTAACTTACCGGCAATTTCATCCATAATGTGTTCAATCGTTATCATACCTTGAGGGCCACCAAAGCCACGGAATGCAGTATTTGATGCGGTATTAGTTTTGCAACGGTGACCAGTGATTGTCGCGTCACCTAAATAGTAGGCATTATCTGAGTGGAACATCGCACGGTCAGTGATAGAACTTGATAGATCCGGTGAATAACCACAGTTACTCGCCACGATGATTTCAATACCATTTATTTGACCATCATCATTAAAACCAACTTTGTATTGATTAAAGAAAGGATGACGTTTACCTGTCATCATCATGTCTTCAACACGCGGTAAACGGATCTTAGTTGGCCGCCCCGTTAACTTAGCAAACACCGCACATAAACACGCTGGTCCTGCTGCTTGGGTTTCTTTACCACCAAAACCACCGCCCATACGGCGCATATCAATCACGACTTTATGCATAGGTACACCAATTACTTCGGCAACCAATTTTTGTACTTCAGTTGGGTTTTGCGTTGACGCATAAACAATCATACCACCATCCTCTGTTGGCATGACTGACGCAGCTTGCGTTTCTAAATAGAAATGCTCTTGGCCACCAATATGAATACTACCTTCTAAAATATGCTTAGCTGCTGACAATGCCGCAGCCGAATCACCGCGTTTCTGTTGATGCGATTCAGTCACAAAGCTCTTTTTGGCTAATGCTTCTTCCACATCTAAAATCGCTGGTAGCTCTTCATATTCAATAATTGCCGCTTGTGCAGCTTGACGTGCAATCTCCATCGAATTTGCCGCGACAGCAATCACAGCCTGACCCAGATACTCCACTTTACCGTCAGCTAATAATGGATCGCCCGGTAAAATAGCACCAATATCTAACTCGCCAGGAACATCTTTAGCTTCAATTACTAATTCCACACCATCAAATTCATAGCACGGTGTTAAATCGATTTTCGTAATATTGGCATGTGCCACATCACTCATGCGTACATACACATGTAACTGATTAGGGTATTCAAGACGATCATCGACGTAAACCGCTTCGCCCGTCACCTGAATACCGGCACTGTCGTGTTTTACATTTTTACCCACACCAGTCTTGATTGAACGATTCGCTTGCGCTAACAATTGCTGCTGTGATAGTTGCACTTTATTGTGATTAGACATAAGACGTTACCCGCGTTTCAATTGTTGTATTTTGCTGTTCTAAATAAAATTTCTTCAGTAGATTCTTAGCTGCTAGTGAACGATATTCTTTACTTGCACGAAAATCGGATAAGGGTGAAAAGTCTTTATCTAACGCTTGCATCGCCGTATAAATACTGCCGTATTCCCAAGCTGCACCCAGTAATACCTTCTCAGCATGTTGCGCACGCATCGGCGTCGCAGCCATCCCCCCAAATGCTAAACGCACATCCGTAATAACATTATTTTTCAAGGTTATATTAAATGCAGCTAACACAGCTGAAATGTCATCATCAATACGTTTAGATAGCTTATAAATACCAAATACTTGTTCTGACGTCGGTAATGGAATGACAATTTTGGTAATAAATTCCGCGGCTTTTTGCGCTGTTATCTTATAACCAATGAAGTAATCTTCTAAATCCATTAAGCGCACATCATCACCGCAACGTAATTCAACTTGTGCATTCAGCGCGATTAATGCTGGCGGTGTATCACCAATTGGCGATGCGTTACCTATGTTGCCACCGAGCGTTCCTTGGTTACGGACTTGCAGCGAAGCAAAGCGATGTAATAATTCACCAAAATCTGGGAAGTATAATGCCAAAGTACTGTAACTATCCGTTAAGCTGCGTGCAGCACCAATTTCGATATGGGTATCAGTCACTCTGATATCTTTCATCTCTGCCACGTTGCCAACCGAAATCAAGGTATTAATAGGACGATGGAATTGGGTTACTTCCAAAGCTAAATCTGTACCACCGGCAACAATACGAGCATCAGGGTGTTTCACTAATAACGCCGCCAACTCAGCCACATTATCAGGCGAGTAAGATGATTGACCGTTACCCGTTAATTCTTGTGTCCCGCTGCGCTCAATGGTACTAAGTTTCGCAACAGTTTCACTTTCTAGGCATTCAAACGCATCAACAATATGGTCTTGTTCTGCTAACGCTATTGCCGAATCAATAATTGAACGATAGCCAGTACAACGACATAAGTTACCTGCTAATGCTTCAAAAATGGCATGTTTGTCGGCTGACGGTGTATTTTTGCTTAATGCAAACATCGACATGACAAACCCAGGGGTACAATAACCACATTGGGTACCGTTAAAATCAACAAGTGCTTGTTGCACCTGATGTAAGGCTCCGTCTTTTGATTTAAGATCTTCGACCGTGATCAGTTGCTTACCATGCAATGCGGATATAAACGTAATACACGCATTTACTGATGTATAGCGGATCCGCCCATCGACAACATCACCAAGTACAACGGTACATGCACCGCAGTCTCCTGATGCACAACCTTCTTTAGTACCTTTCTTCGCTTCTTCCTGACGTAAGAAATTGAGTACCGTGGTGTTGGGTGAAAGGTCAGATACCTGACACATTTTTTGGTTAAGTAGGAACTTAATCAAGTCGTACCTCCTGCGTTATTCCGTAACATTGACATTCACATTAATCGCTATTATTTTTATTATTAGCTGTGTTTTGACTGACTAATCGAGCCTATTAGATTAGAAACCTGACTCTAAAGTCAACTTATTGTTACATAAAAATAACAATTGAGACACAATTTAATAAAATAATTTGAGGATTATATATACAATTATAGTGAAGATTAGATAAGGCTATAGATGTGGGAGGCAGAAATAGCAATGCCAAGTTACATTGAACTTGGCATTGCTTGTATACAATATTATAAAAATTTGCGTTATTTTATTTTTTATTTAGCACATTAGAAAAAACAACATGCAGGTCGCTGGAAACGGTCTCGCCATCTAAATTCAGTTTAGACTCGATATGTTTTAAATGCTCACGCATTAATAAGCAGGCTTTTTCAGCATCTTTTTCTTCAATCGCATCGAGTAACTCACTGTGCTCATCCAATACACAATGCGTACTCGTCGCGACTTCGTATTGCGCAATAATCAACGAGCTTAACGATACCAAGCTACGCTGGAAATTAAATAAAGGCACATTACCAGACATTTCAGCCAGCTTTAGATGAAACTCACCCGATAAACGGATCGCTTTACCTAAATCACCTTGTTTGGTGGCTTCATTTTCTTCCACTATCAATTGACGTAAATGCGTAATCTGCTTATTTGATGCATTCTCAACAGCAAGCTTAGTAATAGCATCTTCGAGTGTACGCCGAGCAATAAAGACTTGTTTTGCTTCTTCGACAGAAGGCGATGCAACAATAGCACCGCGGTTAGGACGGATCACCACCACTTGTTCGTGTGACAAGCGTAATAATGCACGACGTATAATAGTGCGACTTACACTAAAAATATCACCCAATGCTTCTTCATTTAATTTTGTTCCAGGCGGAAGA
This Moritella sp. 5 DNA region includes the following protein-coding sequences:
- the xdhB gene encoding xanthine dehydrogenase molybdopterin binding subunit, which gives rise to MSNHNKVQLSQQQLLAQANRSIKTGVGKNVKHDSAGIQVTGEAVYVDDRLEYPNQLHVYVRMSDVAHANITKIDLTPCYEFDGVELVIEAKDVPGELDIGAILPGDPLLADGKVEYLGQAVIAVAANSMEIARQAAQAAIIEYEELPAILDVEEALAKKSFVTESHQQKRGDSAAALSAAKHILEGSIHIGGQEHFYLETQAASVMPTEDGGMIVYASTQNPTEVQKLVAEVIGVPMHKVVIDMRRMGGGFGGKETQAAGPACLCAVFAKLTGRPTKIRLPRVEDMMMTGKRHPFFNQYKVGFNDDGQINGIEIIVASNCGYSPDLSSSITDRAMFHSDNAYYLGDATITGHRCKTNTASNTAFRGFGGPQGMITIEHIMDEIAGKLGKDPLDVRKVNFYGIEDRNVTHYYQKVEDNFIHELVADLEATSEYALRRKAIDEYNKNSPILKKGISLTPVKFGISFTATFLNQAGALLHVYTDGSMQLSHGGTEMGQGLNTKVAQIVAQEFQVDIEHIQITSANTSKVPNTSPTAASSGTDLNGKAAQNAARTIKQRLIDFSVAHFGVTEEEVVFSNNTVTIREQIMMFADLIQLAYFNQISLSSTGFYKTPKIYYDHATAKGRPFYYFAYGASCSEVLVDTLTGEYKTLRVDILHDVGASLNPDIDIGQIEGGFIQGMGWLTTEELVWNDKGKLATNGPMGYKIPAIADTPIDFRTHLVENRSNPEQTVYNSKAVGEPPFMLSMSVWSALRDAVASVTDHQYVPHLDTPATPERVLWAVQDAECYKFDAAKRTQAVESEIVSVIA
- the xdhA gene encoding xanthine dehydrogenase small subunit, which translates into the protein MIKFLLNQKMCQVSDLSPNTTVLNFLRQEEAKKGTKEGCASGDCGACTVVLGDVVDGRIRYTSVNACITFISALHGKQLITVEDLKSKDGALHQVQQALVDFNGTQCGYCTPGFVMSMFALSKNTPSADKHAIFEALAGNLCRCTGYRSIIDSAIALAEQDHIVDAFECLESETVAKLSTIERSGTQELTGNGQSSYSPDNVAELAALLVKHPDARIVAGGTDLALEVTQFHRPINTLISVGNVAEMKDIRVTDTHIEIGAARSLTDSYSTLALYFPDFGELLHRFASLQVRNQGTLGGNIGNASPIGDTPPALIALNAQVELRCGDDVRLMDLEDYFIGYKITAQKAAEFITKIVIPLPTSEQVFGIYKLSKRIDDDISAVLAAFNITLKNNVITDVRLAFGGMAATPMRAQHAEKVLLGAAWEYGSIYTAMQALDKDFSPLSDFRASKEYRSLAAKNLLKKFYLEQQNTTIETRVTSYV
- a CDS encoding GntR family transcriptional regulator; translated protein: MSELSGSVKTEGKSGSMAQDDIVYAHIFDAILERRLPPGTKLNEEALGDIFSVSRTIIRRALLRLSHEQVVVIRPNRGAIVASPSVEEAKQVFIARRTLEDAITKLAVENASNKQITHLRQLIVEENEATKQGDLGKAIRLSGEFHLKLAEMSGNVPLFNFQRSLVSLSSLIIAQYEVATSTHCVLDEHSELLDAIEEKDAEKACLLMREHLKHIESKLNLDGETVSSDLHVVFSNVLNKK